One segment of Dama dama isolate Ldn47 chromosome 15, ASM3311817v1, whole genome shotgun sequence DNA contains the following:
- the NEUROG3 gene encoding neurogenin-3 codes for MAPHPSCAPPVQVTHETEQRFPGASDDEVTCVASTPPSPTRVLENCAETEGGACRGASRKLRARRGVRSRPKSELALSKQRRSRRKKANDRERNRMHNLNSALDALRGVLPTFPDDAKLTKIETLRFAHNYIWALTQTLRIADHSLYGLEPLAPPGEELASPDGGSPGDWGSLCSPVSQAGSLSPAASLEDRPGLQAPVSPACLHPGALAFSDFL; via the coding sequence ATGGCGCCTCATCCCTCGTGTGCGCCCCCTGTCCAAGTGACCCACGAGACGGAGCAGCGCTTCCCGGGAGCCTCGGACGACGAAGTGACCTGCGTCGCATCCACTCCACCCAGCCCCACTCGCGTGCTGGAGAACTGCGCCGAGACGGAAGGGGGCGCCTGCCGAGGGGCCTCGAGGAAGCTCCGGGCGCGGCGCGGGGTGCGCAGTCGCCCCAAGAGTGAGTTGGCTCTGAGCAAACAGCGACGGAGCCGGCGCAAGAAAGCCAACGACCGCGAGCGCAATCGGATGCATAACCTCAACTCTGCGCTGGACGCGCTTCGCGGCGTCTTGCCCACCTTTCCGGACGACGCGAAGCTCACCAAGATCGAGACGCTGCGCTTCGCCCACAATTATATCTGGGCGCTGACGCAGACGCTGCGCATAGCGGACCACAGCCTCTACGGGCTGGAGCCGCTGGCGCCGCCCGGCGAGGAGCTGGCCAGCCCAGACGGCGGTTCCCCGGGAGACTGGGGCTCCCTCTGTTCCCCGGTCTCCCAGGCCGGAAGCCTGAGTCCCGCCGCCTCGCTGGAGGACCGACCTGGGCTGCAGGCGCCTGTTTCCCCGGCCTGCCTGCACCCTGGCGCTCTGGCCTTTTCAGACTTTCTATGA